One genomic window of Archaeoglobus neptunius includes the following:
- a CDS encoding nucleotide-binding protein: MRIAVASGKGGTGKTTVAVNLAVFNSVNLFDLDVEEPNDHIFIKGEKKEKTAYRKVPVVTDDCNACGLCKDICQFNAIYVIDRAYPLPELCHSCGACIHLCPENALKETDYQTGKIVTVDSDIILTYGELTIGEASAVFLIEQVKELMGRDAIIDSPPGVACPMVESVNDSDFVILVAEPTPFSFHDLKIAAEVVSDLGRKFGVVINKYGLPYEGVEKYCRETGIEILGKIPFSREIARKYSRGELLHDMKSFFVDLYEGIV; encoded by the coding sequence ATGAGAATCGCTGTTGCATCCGGTAAAGGTGGAACGGGAAAAACGACCGTTGCAGTTAATCTCGCAGTGTTTAATTCTGTTAATCTTTTTGATCTTGACGTTGAAGAGCCGAATGACCACATTTTCATCAAGGGAGAGAAAAAAGAGAAGACGGCCTACAGAAAGGTTCCTGTTGTGACAGATGACTGCAATGCCTGTGGTCTCTGCAAGGACATCTGCCAGTTCAATGCAATATACGTCATCGACAGGGCATATCCTCTGCCAGAGCTCTGTCACAGTTGTGGCGCATGCATACATCTCTGTCCTGAAAATGCGTTGAAAGAGACAGACTACCAGACGGGAAAGATAGTAACTGTTGATTCAGACATAATACTCACTTACGGTGAGCTCACAATCGGTGAGGCTTCAGCCGTTTTCCTGATAGAGCAGGTCAAGGAATTAATGGGCAGGGATGCCATCATCGACTCCCCACCCGGCGTTGCATGTCCCATGGTTGAAAGTGTGAACGATAGTGATTTCGTTATTCTCGTCGCAGAACCAACACCTTTCAGCTTTCATGATCTGAAGATTGCTGCAGAGGTGGTATCTGATCTGGGGCGAAAATTCGGAGTCGTGATAAACAAATACGGCCTGCCCTACGAGGGTGTTGAGAAATACTGCAGGGAAACGGGAATAGAGATCCTTGGCAAGATACCCTTCAGCAGGGAGATAGCTAGGAAATACTCCAGAGGAGAACTGCTTCATGATATGAAG